In Macrotis lagotis isolate mMagLag1 chromosome 8, bilby.v1.9.chrom.fasta, whole genome shotgun sequence, a single genomic region encodes these proteins:
- the TAMM41 gene encoding phosphatidate cytidylyltransferase, mitochondrial isoform X2 produces the protein MSPSVSGVTFRQILTNFPENLSLAFAYGSGVYRQAGPNGGRKDLMLDFVFTVDDPVAWHAKNLQKNRAHYSFLRVFGPKFIAKVQNNYGAGIYYNTMITCAGKLIKYGVISTETLISDLRDWNTLYVAGRLQKPVRILSLSEDILLRAALESNLKSAITTAFLMLPESFSEEDLFVQIAGLSYSGDFRMLIGEEKAKVLNIVKSNIPRFRELYGELLCKNPQVIYKQNQGRVEIKAPKPNSVS, from the exons ATGTCGCCGTCGGTCTCGGGGGTGACGTTCCGCCAGATCCTGACCAACTTCCCCGAGAACCTGAGCCTGGCCTTCGCCTACGGCTCCGGGGTGTACCGCCAGGCCGGGCCCAACGGCGGCCGCAAG gaCCTCATGCTGGACTTCGTGTTCACCGTGGACGACCCCGTGGCCTGGCACGCCAAGAACCTGCAGAAGAACCGCGCGCACTACTCCTTCTTGAGAGTGTTTGGGCCCAAGTTTATCGCCAAAGTGCAGAACAACTACGGGGCCGGAATCTACTACAACACCATGATCACGTGCGCAGGAAAG CTTATCAAATATGGAGTTATTAGTACTGAAACCCTCATTAGCGATCTGCGTGATTGGAATACCTTGTATGTTGCTGGACGCCTACAAAAGCCA GTGAGAATCTTGTCCTTGAGTGAGGATATTCTGCTCCGAGCGGCACTCGAATCAAACCTGAAAAGTGCAATCACAACAGCTTTTCTCATGCTCCCAGAAAGCTTCTCTGAAGAAGACCTCTTTGTGCAGATCGCTGGACTCTCCTACTCCG GTGACTTTCGGATGCTGATTGGAGAGGAGAAAGCAAAGGTGTTGAACATTGTGAAGTCCAACATACCTCGCTTTCGTGAGCTATATGGTGAACTATTATGCAAGAACCCCCAAGTgatatacaaacaaaatcaagGCAGAGTAGAG ATAAAAGCCCCGAAGCCCAATTCAGTCAGCTAA
- the TAMM41 gene encoding phosphatidate cytidylyltransferase, mitochondrial isoform X3, with translation MSPSVSGVTFRQILTNFPENLSLAFAYGSGVYRQAGPNGGRKDLMLDFVFTVDDPVAWHAKNLQKNRAHYSFLRVFGPKFIAKVQNNYGAGIYYNTMITCAGKLIKYGVISTETLISDLRDWNTLYVAGRLQKPVRILSLSEDILLRAALESNLKSAITTAFLMLPESFSEEDLFVQIAGLSYSGDFRMLIGEEKAKVLNIVKSNIPRFRELYGELLCKNPQVIYKQNQGRVEIDKSPEAQFSQLMTLPKTLQQEVSYLMDTPGRNRDVEEILLQVAHDPDCGSVVRQGLSGIVRPSSVMQSTKGILTAVRAEYCTCCCQPEMSPRAHSHCVISAGLSLPAECSSQDAPARYPASSDGRQGLRGPRWALGSWR, from the exons ATGTCGCCGTCGGTCTCGGGGGTGACGTTCCGCCAGATCCTGACCAACTTCCCCGAGAACCTGAGCCTGGCCTTCGCCTACGGCTCCGGGGTGTACCGCCAGGCCGGGCCCAACGGCGGCCGCAAG gaCCTCATGCTGGACTTCGTGTTCACCGTGGACGACCCCGTGGCCTGGCACGCCAAGAACCTGCAGAAGAACCGCGCGCACTACTCCTTCTTGAGAGTGTTTGGGCCCAAGTTTATCGCCAAAGTGCAGAACAACTACGGGGCCGGAATCTACTACAACACCATGATCACGTGCGCAGGAAAG CTTATCAAATATGGAGTTATTAGTACTGAAACCCTCATTAGCGATCTGCGTGATTGGAATACCTTGTATGTTGCTGGACGCCTACAAAAGCCA GTGAGAATCTTGTCCTTGAGTGAGGATATTCTGCTCCGAGCGGCACTCGAATCAAACCTGAAAAGTGCAATCACAACAGCTTTTCTCATGCTCCCAGAAAGCTTCTCTGAAGAAGACCTCTTTGTGCAGATCGCTGGACTCTCCTACTCCG GTGACTTTCGGATGCTGATTGGAGAGGAGAAAGCAAAGGTGTTGAACATTGTGAAGTCCAACATACCTCGCTTTCGTGAGCTATATGGTGAACTATTATGCAAGAACCCCCAAGTgatatacaaacaaaatcaagGCAGAGTAGAG ATAGATAAAAGCCCCGAAGCCCAATTCAGTCAGCTAATGACTCTGCCAAAAACCCTGCAGCAAGAAGTAAGTTATCTTATGGATACTCCAGGGAGGAACCGAGATGTAGAAGAAATTTTATTACAAGTGGCTCATGATCCTGATTGCGGCAGTGTGGTACGACAAG GACTTTCAGGAATTGTGAGACCTTCTAGCGTAATGCAGAGCACCAAAGGAATCCTAACAGCTG TTAGAGCTGAATACTGTACTTGTTGCTGCCAACCTGAAATGAGCCCTAGGGCTCATTCGCATTGTGTCATCAGTGCAGGACTCTCTTTGCCAGCAGAGTGCAGCAGCCAGGATGCACCTGCCAGATACCCAGCCTCCTCTGATGGCAGACAAGGACTGAGGGGTCCCAGGTGGGCTCTTGGATCCTGGAGATGA
- the TAMM41 gene encoding phosphatidate cytidylyltransferase, mitochondrial isoform X1 codes for MSPSVSGVTFRQILTNFPENLSLAFAYGSGVYRQAGPNGGRKDLMLDFVFTVDDPVAWHAKNLQKNRAHYSFLRVFGPKFIAKVQNNYGAGIYYNTMITCAGKLIKYGVISTETLISDLRDWNTLYVAGRLQKPVRILSLSEDILLRAALESNLKSAITTAFLMLPESFSEEDLFVQIAGLSYSGDFRMLIGEEKAKVLNIVKSNIPRFRELYGELLCKNPQVIYKQNQGRVEIDKSPEAQFSQLMTLPKTLQQEVSYLMDTPGRNRDVEEILLQVAHDPDCGSVVRQGLSGIVRPSSVMQSTKGILTAGVKKSLIYSSMKVQKMWTGWIKKSS; via the exons ATGTCGCCGTCGGTCTCGGGGGTGACGTTCCGCCAGATCCTGACCAACTTCCCCGAGAACCTGAGCCTGGCCTTCGCCTACGGCTCCGGGGTGTACCGCCAGGCCGGGCCCAACGGCGGCCGCAAG gaCCTCATGCTGGACTTCGTGTTCACCGTGGACGACCCCGTGGCCTGGCACGCCAAGAACCTGCAGAAGAACCGCGCGCACTACTCCTTCTTGAGAGTGTTTGGGCCCAAGTTTATCGCCAAAGTGCAGAACAACTACGGGGCCGGAATCTACTACAACACCATGATCACGTGCGCAGGAAAG CTTATCAAATATGGAGTTATTAGTACTGAAACCCTCATTAGCGATCTGCGTGATTGGAATACCTTGTATGTTGCTGGACGCCTACAAAAGCCA GTGAGAATCTTGTCCTTGAGTGAGGATATTCTGCTCCGAGCGGCACTCGAATCAAACCTGAAAAGTGCAATCACAACAGCTTTTCTCATGCTCCCAGAAAGCTTCTCTGAAGAAGACCTCTTTGTGCAGATCGCTGGACTCTCCTACTCCG GTGACTTTCGGATGCTGATTGGAGAGGAGAAAGCAAAGGTGTTGAACATTGTGAAGTCCAACATACCTCGCTTTCGTGAGCTATATGGTGAACTATTATGCAAGAACCCCCAAGTgatatacaaacaaaatcaagGCAGAGTAGAG ATAGATAAAAGCCCCGAAGCCCAATTCAGTCAGCTAATGACTCTGCCAAAAACCCTGCAGCAAGAAGTAAGTTATCTTATGGATACTCCAGGGAGGAACCGAGATGTAGAAGAAATTTTATTACAAGTGGCTCATGATCCTGATTGCGGCAGTGTGGTACGACAAG GACTTTCAGGAATTGTGAGACCTTCTAGCGTAATGCAGAGCACCAAAGGAATCCTAACAGCTG